In Carassius gibelio isolate Cgi1373 ecotype wild population from Czech Republic chromosome B17, carGib1.2-hapl.c, whole genome shotgun sequence, a single window of DNA contains:
- the lft2 gene encoding lefty2 has translation MALLIQLFICATVISLNEGFDHEDMKQAMLQKLGLTDLPRIQKRDLENLVIPAHIKNKYLSMLKLHHKRRRRSLPSLAGILRGIHGNADIKGEIKYSDTTRQRLVFDMESRLQENTEVTMAELKLFQTAAQNPSKPERRHHRPINNARVSIYWVEVLANGSNRTSLIDSRLVPIHESGWRSFDVTQAIHYWSKAQKKAPLHLEVWTEGERPGSYAAEMAKRVRFATQDPKENTLEKDVGAPELVFYTLNLDEYGSQGNCNSSPNSSKCCREEHFINFRELTWTQYWIIEPAGYQAFRCAGGCKQPKHSYYGYGQRTCAVMESAPLPMMYLVKKGDYTEIEVAEFPNMIVEKCGCSMDKIPPV, from the exons ATGGCTCTGCTCATCCAGCTGTTCATTTGCGCCACAGTGATCTCACTCAATGAGGGATTCGACCATGAGGATATGAAGCAGGCCATGCTCCAAAAACTTGGACTAACTGATCTCCCCAGGATTCAGAAGAGAGATTTGGAAAATCTAGTCATCCCAGCTCATATCAAGAACAAATACCTGTCCATGCTGAAACTCCATCACAAGCGCAGGAGGAGATCTCTGCCAAGCCTGGCGGGAATTCTTAGAGGCATCCATGGGAATGCAG ATATTAAAGGAGAAATCAAGTACTCCGACACAACCCGTCAGCGTCTTGTGTTCGACATGGAGTCCCGACTGCAAGAAAACACTGAGGTCACAATGGCCGAACTGAAACTTTTCCAGACAGCTGCACAGAATCCATCCAAACCTGAGCGAAGGCACCACAGACCCATTAACAATGCCAGAGTGAGCATCTACTGGGTGGAGGTGCTGGCAAACGGCTCCAACAGAACATCACTCATTGACTCAAG ACTGGTTCCTATCCATGAGTCTGGCTGGAGGAGCTTTGACGTGACTCAGGCCATTCATTATTGGTCTAAAGCCCAGAAGAAAGCACCTCTGCATCTGGAGGTGTGGACTGAAGGAGAGAGACCTGGTAGCTATGCGGCTGAGATGGCCAAAAGAGTGCGCTTTGCCACACAGGACCCGAAAGAAAACACCCTGGAAAAGGATGTGGGTGCACCTGAGCTTGTGTTTTACACTTTAAACCTGGATGAATATGG ATCACAGGGGAACTGTAACTCCAGCCCAAACAGCAGCAAGTGTTGCCGGGAGGAGCATTTCATTAATTTCCGCGAGCTGACCTGGACTCAGTACTGGATCATCGAGCCGGCCGGGTACCAGGCCTTCAGATGTGCAGGAGGATGCAAGCAGCCCAAACACAGTTACTATGGATACGGACAGAGGACCTGTGCGGTGATGGAGAGCGCACCGCTGCCCATGATGTACCTGGTGAAGAAGGGAGATTACACTGAAATCGAGGTGGCAGAGTTCCCCAATATGATTGTTGAGAAGTGTGGCTGCTCCATGGACAAAATCCCTCCAGTCTGA